In one Bactrocera tryoni isolate S06 chromosome 5, CSIRO_BtryS06_freeze2, whole genome shotgun sequence genomic region, the following are encoded:
- the LOC120776555 gene encoding peroxisomal N(1)-acetyl-spermine/spermidine oxidase-like, which translates to MTHIRWCARQFLNIQCTRVAWPTLAHTLVSAIATTISTLDRISITAGGGSYDNDKATVPQVSCSANADIIRRVCDNTLAQRTTNRNRACKEIVSYDLSEIIRNKKKAHSDIAINKSICQRPEGMSTATTNGQKTTKVKSMKSARIVIIGAGSAGIAAAARLLQSGFENVLLLEAENRYGGRVHTIPFADNVVDLGAQWCHGEKGNVIYETVCNLDMLQPTGDIYDDYKCVRSNKEVLSETVANTLKSIAFNLIPERQEGLKGYEGSLGTYLTEAFWRDLQQSPEIDKTVAREFFENYKKFESSIEASDHLFEVSGQGHLEYWVCEGDLLLNWKDKGFRSFLRLLMQAKKDETAKDDMGLLNKRIQFNARVQNIEWRTKSGDVLIRLWNGELIETDHVICTVSLGVLKENHKEMFSPALPLAKCRAIDGLKLGTVDKFFLEFTEPFAPVDWSGFCFLWRDDDLAELRNSEYFWLESVFGFYRVSCQPRILQGWIIGPHARHMETLPEAEVLKALLWLFKKFFTFEVPSPLRFLRTRWYTNPNFRGSYTFRSVYADELRAGGWDLAAPLTADSDGKPLLQFAGEATHTHFYSTVHGAVESGWREAQRLITYYLERTSQL; encoded by the coding sequence atgaCACACATACGCTGGTGCGCTcgccaatttttgaatattcaatGCACTCGCGTCGCATGGCCAACGCTCGCACACACGCTCGTGAGCGCTATCGCCACCACTATCAGCACCCTCGACCGGATTAGCATAACAGCTGGTGGTGGGAGCTACGACAATGACAAAGCGACGGTGCCACAAGTTAGTTGCTCAGCGAACGCCGATATAATAAGACGTGTATGTGACAATACGCTCGCTCAACGCACAACTAACCGAAATAGAGCGTGCAAAGAGATAGTTTCATACGATTTAAGTGAGATAATACGAAACAAAAAGAAAGCGCACAGCGACATTGCCATAAACAAGAGCATTTGCCAGCGGCCAGAAGGTATgtcaacggcaacaacaaacgGACAAAAGACAACAAAGGTGAAATCAATGAAATCAGCGCGTATTGTAATTATTGGCGCCGGCTCTGCAGGTATAGCTGCAGCCGCAAGGCTCCTACAGTCGGGATTCGAAAATGTTCTGCTGCTCGAGGCTGAAAATCGTTATGGCGGACGCGTACACACAATACCCTTTGCGGATAACGTAGTCGACTTGGGGGCACAATGGTGTCACGGTGAAAAAGGTAATGTTATTTATGAGACGGTGTGCAATTTGGATATGCTGCAGCCAACAGGTGACATATACGATGACTACAAATGCGTGCGCTCCAACAAGGAGGTGCTTTCCGAAACAGTGGCAAATACGCTCAAGTCAATCGCCTTTAATTTGATACCCGAACGTCAGGAGGGCTTGAAGGGTTACGAAGGCTCTTTAGGCACATATCTCACAGAGGCCTTTTGGCGCGATTTGCAACAGTCGCCGGAAATTGATAAGACTGTGGCGCGTGAGTTCTTCGAAAACTACAAGAAATTCGAAAGTTCAATTGAAGCATCAGATCACCTTTTCGAAGTTTCCGGCCAAGGTCATCTCGAATATTGGGTATGTGAAGGCGATCTACTGCTAAACTGGAAAGATAAAGGCTTTCGCAGTTTTCTGCGTCTATTAATGCAAGCGAAGAAGGATGAAACAGCAAAAGACGATATGGGTTTGCTAAACAAGCGCATACAATTTAATGCGCGCGTGCAAAATATTGAATGGCGAACAAAAAGCGGTGACGTGCTCATACGTCTTTGGAACGGTGAATTAATCGAGACGGATCATGTCATCTGCACCGTATCTTTGGGCGTGCTCAAAGAAAACCACAAAGAAATGTTTTCACCTGCACTACCGCTTGCCAAATGCCGCGCCATTGACGGTCTCAAATTGGGTACAGTCGACAAGTTTTTCCTGGAATTCACTGAACCTTTCGCACCAGTTGATTGGTCGggcttttgttttctttggcgCGACGATGACTTGGCGGAATTGCGTAACTCTGAGTACTTTTGGTTGGAGAGCGTGTTCGGCTTTTATCGTGTCTCCTGCCAACCACGCATACTACAAGGTTGGATTATTGGACCACATGCGCGTCACATGGAAACTCTCCCCGAAGCTGAGGTCCTTAAAGCATTGCTTTGGCTCTTCAAGAAATTCTTCACATTTGAGGTACCATCGCCATTGAGATTTCTACGCACACGCTGGTACACGAATCCCAATTTCCGCGGTAGTTATACATTCCGTTCTGTGTATGCCGACGAGTTGCGCGCAGGTGGTTGGGATTTAGCCGCACCGCTTACCGCTGACAGCGACGGTAAACCGTTGTTACAATTCGCTGGCGAAGCGACGCATACACATTTCTATTCGACGGTGCATGGCGCAGTGGAGAGTGGTTGGCGGGAAGCGCAGCGCTTGATTACCTACTACCTGGAACGCACTTCACAACTGTGA